The following are from one region of the Arachis duranensis cultivar V14167 chromosome 10, aradu.V14167.gnm2.J7QH, whole genome shotgun sequence genome:
- the LOC107469475 gene encoding putative ABC1 protein At2g40090 isoform X1, translating to MGSLWRAGKKLSLVASAAAGGTAAALIATSDNPATALRLCATVPHRLLRDAVTAANIAFDYEYSLRGLWEGSIEREMVKHEVHLRSAEKLRDLCFKNGGIYIKLGQHLGQLEYLVPQEYVITLRESMLNRCPVSSYEQICEVFKRELGDTPENIFAEFDPIPIASASLAQVHVAHTHDGQKVAVKVQHAHMTETAAADHATVELVVNTLHRFFPSFDYRWLIDEINDSLPKELDFLVEAKNSEKCVENFRKLSPHVANYVYAPKVYWNLSTSKLLTMEFMDGAHINDIKTIRKLGIHPHELSKLVSQTFAEMMFKHGFVHCDPHSANLLVRPMPSGKRNILGWRKPQLILLDHGLYKELDFDTRTNYASLWKALVFSDVSAIKEYSAKLGAGEDLYVLFAGVLTMRPWKRVVDQSLDHLVFNGTESEISELQMYASEYFHQISELLRRLPRVILLMLKTNDCLRAVNNSLLQGSSLDTFFIIGKISSEAVIDVKMSQSKSLLSWLNVRLEKILLEVRLWGIQIVLWIYQIRKALSWSDQGLV from the exons ATGGGCTCATTATGGCGCGCAGGAAAGAAGCTCTCTCTTGTTGCCTCCGCCGCTGCCGGCGGCACCGCGGCAGCGCTCATTGCCACCTCTGACAACCCCGCAACAGCTCTCAGGCTCTGCGCCACCGTTCCCCACCGCCTCCTCCGCGACGCCGTCACTGCCGCCAACATTGCGTTCG ATTATGAATATTCGCTGCGTGGATTGTGGGAGGGAAGCATTGAGAGGGAGATGGTCAAGCATGAAGTTCACCTCCGGTCAGCAGAGAAACTTCGAGACTTGTGTTTTAAGAATGGTGGGATTTATATAAAGCTTGGGCAGCATCTTGGGCAGTTG GAGTACTTGGTTCCTCAAGAGTATGTTATAACATTGAGGGAATCTATGCTAAATAGATGTCCAGTTTCTTCATATGAGCAAATATGTGAAGTATTCAAGAGGGAGCTTGGAGACACACCGGaaaat ATATTTGCTGAGTTTGACCCAATTCCAATAGCAAGTGCTTCCCTTGCACAAGTCCATGTAGCCCACACACATGATGGCCAAAAAGTTGCTGTGAAG GTTCAGCATGCTCACATGACTGAGACTGCAGCTGCAGATCATGCCACAGTGGAATTGGTTGTGAACACTCTGCATAGGTTTTTTCCCAGTTTTGATTATAG GTGGTTGATTGATGAGATTAATGACAGTTTACCCAAG GAATTAGATTTTTTGGTCGAGGCAAAGAATAGTGAGAAGTGTGTGGAAAACTTCCGGAAGTTGTCTCCTCATGTTGCAAATTATGTATATGCTCCAAAAGTATATTGGAATCTAAGTACCTCAAAGCTTCTAACAATGGAATTCATGGATGGTGCTCATATAAATGATATCAAGACCATTCGAAAACTTGGAATCCATCCACATGAACTTTCAAAATTG GTAAGTCAGACTTTTGCGGAAATGATGTTCAAGCATGGGTTTGTGCACTGCGATCCACATTCTGCAAATTTATTGGTTCGTCCAATGCCTTCTGGGAAACGTAATATTCTGG GCTGGAGAAAACCTCAGTTGATTCTTTTAGATCATGGACTTTACAAAGAACTTGACTTCGATACAAGAACTAATTATGCTTCACTGTGGAAGGCTTTGGTATTTTCTGATGTTAGTGCAATCAAGGAATATAGTGCAAAATTGGGTGCTGGAGAGGATTTGTATGTACTTTTTGCCGGAGTTCTGACTATGAGACCATGGAAAAGAGTTGTTGACCAATCACTGGATCATTTAGTTTTTAACGGAACAGAGAGTGAAATTTCAGAACTGCAG ATGTACGCTTCTGAATATTTCCACCAAATCTCAGAGCTTCTAAGGAGATTACCGCGTGTGATTCTTCTAATGCTGAAGACAAATGACTGTCTACGAGCAGTCAACAATTCTCTG CTGCAAGGATCTTCTCTGGACACATTTTTCATTATTGGAAAGATTTCTTCCGAGGCTGTCATCGATGTGAAGATGTCGCAAAGTAAGTCCCTTTTAAGTTGGTTGAATGTCAGATTGGAAAAGATTTTGCTGGAAGTACGACTTTGGGGAATTCAGATAGTCTTGTGGATTTACCAAATAAGAAAGGCGCTATCTTGGTCTGACCAAGgattagtataa
- the LOC107469475 gene encoding putative ABC1 protein At2g40090 isoform X2, translated as MGSLWRAGKKLSLVASAAAGGTAAALIATSDNPATALRLCATVPHRLLRDAVTAANIAFALRGRWSSMKFTSGQQRNFETCVLRMEYLVPQEYVITLRESMLNRCPVSSYEQICEVFKRELGDTPENIFAEFDPIPIASASLAQVHVAHTHDGQKVAVKVQHAHMTETAAADHATVELVVNTLHRFFPSFDYRWLIDEINDSLPKELDFLVEAKNSEKCVENFRKLSPHVANYVYAPKVYWNLSTSKLLTMEFMDGAHINDIKTIRKLGIHPHELSKLVSQTFAEMMFKHGFVHCDPHSANLLVRPMPSGKRNILGWRKPQLILLDHGLYKELDFDTRTNYASLWKALVFSDVSAIKEYSAKLGAGEDLYVLFAGVLTMRPWKRVVDQSLDHLVFNGTESEISELQMYASEYFHQISELLRRLPRVILLMLKTNDCLRAVNNSLLQGSSLDTFFIIGKISSEAVIDVKMSQSKSLLSWLNVRLEKILLEVRLWGIQIVLWIYQIRKALSWSDQGLV; from the exons ATGGGCTCATTATGGCGCGCAGGAAAGAAGCTCTCTCTTGTTGCCTCCGCCGCTGCCGGCGGCACCGCGGCAGCGCTCATTGCCACCTCTGACAACCCCGCAACAGCTCTCAGGCTCTGCGCCACCGTTCCCCACCGCCTCCTCCGCGACGCCGTCACTGCCGCCAACATTGCGTTCG CATTGAGAGGGAGATGGTCAAGCATGAAGTTCACCTCCGGTCAGCAGAGAAACTTCGAGACTTGTGTTTTAAGAATG GAGTACTTGGTTCCTCAAGAGTATGTTATAACATTGAGGGAATCTATGCTAAATAGATGTCCAGTTTCTTCATATGAGCAAATATGTGAAGTATTCAAGAGGGAGCTTGGAGACACACCGGaaaat ATATTTGCTGAGTTTGACCCAATTCCAATAGCAAGTGCTTCCCTTGCACAAGTCCATGTAGCCCACACACATGATGGCCAAAAAGTTGCTGTGAAG GTTCAGCATGCTCACATGACTGAGACTGCAGCTGCAGATCATGCCACAGTGGAATTGGTTGTGAACACTCTGCATAGGTTTTTTCCCAGTTTTGATTATAG GTGGTTGATTGATGAGATTAATGACAGTTTACCCAAG GAATTAGATTTTTTGGTCGAGGCAAAGAATAGTGAGAAGTGTGTGGAAAACTTCCGGAAGTTGTCTCCTCATGTTGCAAATTATGTATATGCTCCAAAAGTATATTGGAATCTAAGTACCTCAAAGCTTCTAACAATGGAATTCATGGATGGTGCTCATATAAATGATATCAAGACCATTCGAAAACTTGGAATCCATCCACATGAACTTTCAAAATTG GTAAGTCAGACTTTTGCGGAAATGATGTTCAAGCATGGGTTTGTGCACTGCGATCCACATTCTGCAAATTTATTGGTTCGTCCAATGCCTTCTGGGAAACGTAATATTCTGG GCTGGAGAAAACCTCAGTTGATTCTTTTAGATCATGGACTTTACAAAGAACTTGACTTCGATACAAGAACTAATTATGCTTCACTGTGGAAGGCTTTGGTATTTTCTGATGTTAGTGCAATCAAGGAATATAGTGCAAAATTGGGTGCTGGAGAGGATTTGTATGTACTTTTTGCCGGAGTTCTGACTATGAGACCATGGAAAAGAGTTGTTGACCAATCACTGGATCATTTAGTTTTTAACGGAACAGAGAGTGAAATTTCAGAACTGCAG ATGTACGCTTCTGAATATTTCCACCAAATCTCAGAGCTTCTAAGGAGATTACCGCGTGTGATTCTTCTAATGCTGAAGACAAATGACTGTCTACGAGCAGTCAACAATTCTCTG CTGCAAGGATCTTCTCTGGACACATTTTTCATTATTGGAAAGATTTCTTCCGAGGCTGTCATCGATGTGAAGATGTCGCAAAGTAAGTCCCTTTTAAGTTGGTTGAATGTCAGATTGGAAAAGATTTTGCTGGAAGTACGACTTTGGGGAATTCAGATAGTCTTGTGGATTTACCAAATAAGAAAGGCGCTATCTTGGTCTGACCAAGgattagtataa
- the LOC107469475 gene encoding putative ABC1 protein At2g40090 isoform X4 — MVKHEVHLRSAEKLRDLCFKNGGIYIKLGQHLGQLEYLVPQEYVITLRESMLNRCPVSSYEQICEVFKRELGDTPENIFAEFDPIPIASASLAQVHVAHTHDGQKVAVKVQHAHMTETAAADHATVELVVNTLHRFFPSFDYRWLIDEINDSLPKELDFLVEAKNSEKCVENFRKLSPHVANYVYAPKVYWNLSTSKLLTMEFMDGAHINDIKTIRKLGIHPHELSKLVSQTFAEMMFKHGFVHCDPHSANLLVRPMPSGKRNILGWRKPQLILLDHGLYKELDFDTRTNYASLWKALVFSDVSAIKEYSAKLGAGEDLYVLFAGVLTMRPWKRVVDQSLDHLVFNGTESEISELQMYASEYFHQISELLRRLPRVILLMLKTNDCLRAVNNSLLQGSSLDTFFIIGKISSEAVIDVKMSQSKSLLSWLNVRLEKILLEVRLWGIQIVLWIYQIRKALSWSDQGLV, encoded by the exons ATGGTCAAGCATGAAGTTCACCTCCGGTCAGCAGAGAAACTTCGAGACTTGTGTTTTAAGAATGGTGGGATTTATATAAAGCTTGGGCAGCATCTTGGGCAGTTG GAGTACTTGGTTCCTCAAGAGTATGTTATAACATTGAGGGAATCTATGCTAAATAGATGTCCAGTTTCTTCATATGAGCAAATATGTGAAGTATTCAAGAGGGAGCTTGGAGACACACCGGaaaat ATATTTGCTGAGTTTGACCCAATTCCAATAGCAAGTGCTTCCCTTGCACAAGTCCATGTAGCCCACACACATGATGGCCAAAAAGTTGCTGTGAAG GTTCAGCATGCTCACATGACTGAGACTGCAGCTGCAGATCATGCCACAGTGGAATTGGTTGTGAACACTCTGCATAGGTTTTTTCCCAGTTTTGATTATAG GTGGTTGATTGATGAGATTAATGACAGTTTACCCAAG GAATTAGATTTTTTGGTCGAGGCAAAGAATAGTGAGAAGTGTGTGGAAAACTTCCGGAAGTTGTCTCCTCATGTTGCAAATTATGTATATGCTCCAAAAGTATATTGGAATCTAAGTACCTCAAAGCTTCTAACAATGGAATTCATGGATGGTGCTCATATAAATGATATCAAGACCATTCGAAAACTTGGAATCCATCCACATGAACTTTCAAAATTG GTAAGTCAGACTTTTGCGGAAATGATGTTCAAGCATGGGTTTGTGCACTGCGATCCACATTCTGCAAATTTATTGGTTCGTCCAATGCCTTCTGGGAAACGTAATATTCTGG GCTGGAGAAAACCTCAGTTGATTCTTTTAGATCATGGACTTTACAAAGAACTTGACTTCGATACAAGAACTAATTATGCTTCACTGTGGAAGGCTTTGGTATTTTCTGATGTTAGTGCAATCAAGGAATATAGTGCAAAATTGGGTGCTGGAGAGGATTTGTATGTACTTTTTGCCGGAGTTCTGACTATGAGACCATGGAAAAGAGTTGTTGACCAATCACTGGATCATTTAGTTTTTAACGGAACAGAGAGTGAAATTTCAGAACTGCAG ATGTACGCTTCTGAATATTTCCACCAAATCTCAGAGCTTCTAAGGAGATTACCGCGTGTGATTCTTCTAATGCTGAAGACAAATGACTGTCTACGAGCAGTCAACAATTCTCTG CTGCAAGGATCTTCTCTGGACACATTTTTCATTATTGGAAAGATTTCTTCCGAGGCTGTCATCGATGTGAAGATGTCGCAAAGTAAGTCCCTTTTAAGTTGGTTGAATGTCAGATTGGAAAAGATTTTGCTGGAAGTACGACTTTGGGGAATTCAGATAGTCTTGTGGATTTACCAAATAAGAAAGGCGCTATCTTGGTCTGACCAAGgattagtataa
- the LOC107469475 gene encoding putative ABC1 protein At2g40090 isoform X3, whose translation MNIRCVDCGREALRGRWSSMKFTSGQQRNFETCVLRMEYLVPQEYVITLRESMLNRCPVSSYEQICEVFKRELGDTPENIFAEFDPIPIASASLAQVHVAHTHDGQKVAVKVQHAHMTETAAADHATVELVVNTLHRFFPSFDYRWLIDEINDSLPKELDFLVEAKNSEKCVENFRKLSPHVANYVYAPKVYWNLSTSKLLTMEFMDGAHINDIKTIRKLGIHPHELSKLVSQTFAEMMFKHGFVHCDPHSANLLVRPMPSGKRNILGWRKPQLILLDHGLYKELDFDTRTNYASLWKALVFSDVSAIKEYSAKLGAGEDLYVLFAGVLTMRPWKRVVDQSLDHLVFNGTESEISELQMYASEYFHQISELLRRLPRVILLMLKTNDCLRAVNNSLLQGSSLDTFFIIGKISSEAVIDVKMSQSKSLLSWLNVRLEKILLEVRLWGIQIVLWIYQIRKALSWSDQGLV comes from the exons ATGAATATTCGCTGCGTGGATTGTGGGAGGGAAGCATTGAGAGGGAGATGGTCAAGCATGAAGTTCACCTCCGGTCAGCAGAGAAACTTCGAGACTTGTGTTTTAAGAATG GAGTACTTGGTTCCTCAAGAGTATGTTATAACATTGAGGGAATCTATGCTAAATAGATGTCCAGTTTCTTCATATGAGCAAATATGTGAAGTATTCAAGAGGGAGCTTGGAGACACACCGGaaaat ATATTTGCTGAGTTTGACCCAATTCCAATAGCAAGTGCTTCCCTTGCACAAGTCCATGTAGCCCACACACATGATGGCCAAAAAGTTGCTGTGAAG GTTCAGCATGCTCACATGACTGAGACTGCAGCTGCAGATCATGCCACAGTGGAATTGGTTGTGAACACTCTGCATAGGTTTTTTCCCAGTTTTGATTATAG GTGGTTGATTGATGAGATTAATGACAGTTTACCCAAG GAATTAGATTTTTTGGTCGAGGCAAAGAATAGTGAGAAGTGTGTGGAAAACTTCCGGAAGTTGTCTCCTCATGTTGCAAATTATGTATATGCTCCAAAAGTATATTGGAATCTAAGTACCTCAAAGCTTCTAACAATGGAATTCATGGATGGTGCTCATATAAATGATATCAAGACCATTCGAAAACTTGGAATCCATCCACATGAACTTTCAAAATTG GTAAGTCAGACTTTTGCGGAAATGATGTTCAAGCATGGGTTTGTGCACTGCGATCCACATTCTGCAAATTTATTGGTTCGTCCAATGCCTTCTGGGAAACGTAATATTCTGG GCTGGAGAAAACCTCAGTTGATTCTTTTAGATCATGGACTTTACAAAGAACTTGACTTCGATACAAGAACTAATTATGCTTCACTGTGGAAGGCTTTGGTATTTTCTGATGTTAGTGCAATCAAGGAATATAGTGCAAAATTGGGTGCTGGAGAGGATTTGTATGTACTTTTTGCCGGAGTTCTGACTATGAGACCATGGAAAAGAGTTGTTGACCAATCACTGGATCATTTAGTTTTTAACGGAACAGAGAGTGAAATTTCAGAACTGCAG ATGTACGCTTCTGAATATTTCCACCAAATCTCAGAGCTTCTAAGGAGATTACCGCGTGTGATTCTTCTAATGCTGAAGACAAATGACTGTCTACGAGCAGTCAACAATTCTCTG CTGCAAGGATCTTCTCTGGACACATTTTTCATTATTGGAAAGATTTCTTCCGAGGCTGTCATCGATGTGAAGATGTCGCAAAGTAAGTCCCTTTTAAGTTGGTTGAATGTCAGATTGGAAAAGATTTTGCTGGAAGTACGACTTTGGGGAATTCAGATAGTCTTGTGGATTTACCAAATAAGAAAGGCGCTATCTTGGTCTGACCAAGgattagtataa